A genomic region of Saccopteryx bilineata isolate mSacBil1 chromosome 1, mSacBil1_pri_phased_curated, whole genome shotgun sequence contains the following coding sequences:
- the LOC136319151 gene encoding cylicin-2-like: protein MQISGNVRDLKTKAGSVTTESRETVLKQDTHLNVWAVPSQSTQSGPKDQHKQKLSGPEETSEKQPNRKTGVKVEELPEKTQVQKEKREEKDKGKDTEKDMDMKKETDKSHLKKGDGESDKDRKGEQKVIMKVKGDDEKKNKDKRNEDKKEDKNVEEKKHKKEKDKREGSVKEGDGDKTGDKEGYEDKTENKDKTGNKKGDEYKTGDKKEDKDEPEDKEKKGHEDKTGDKDNKGHKDKTKNKVKKGDKNKTGDKGKKGDKDKKKGKDTKEDSMKKKMIMRR from the exons ATGCAAA TTTCAGGTAATGTGAGAGATTTAAAGACAAAGGCAGGAAGCGTTACTACAGAATCAAGGGAAACTGTGCTGAAACAGGATACTCATCTGAACGTTTGGGCAGTCCCCTCACAGAGTACCCAAAGCGGTCCTAAAGACCAGCATAAACAAAAACTAAGTGGCCCTGAGGAAACCAGTGAAAAGCAACCAAACCGGAAAACTGGAGTGAAAGTTGAAGAGCTTCCTGAGAAAACTCAggttcagaaagagaagagagaagaaaaagacaaagggaAAGATACAGAGAAGGACATGGACATGAAAAAGGAAACAGATAAGagccatttaaaaaaaggagatggTGAAAGTGATAAAGATAGAAAAGGGGAACAAAAGGTGATCATGAAAGTAAAGGGGGATGAtgagaagaagaataaagacaagaGAAATGAAGACAAGAAGGAGGACAAGAATgtggaagagaaaaaacacaagaaagaaaaggacaaaagagAGGGAAGTGtcaaggagggagatggggacaAGACAGGGGACAAGGAGGGATATGAGGATAAGACAGAAAACAAGGACAAGACAGGGAACAAGAAGGGAGATGAATACAAAACAGGGGACAAGAAGGAAGATAAGGATGAGCCAGAGGACAAGGAAAAGAAGGGACATGAGGACAAGACAGGGGACAAGGACAATAAGGGACataaagacaagacaaagaaCAAGGTCAAGAagggagacaaaaataaaacaggggaCAAGGGCAAGAAGGGAGATAAGGACAAGAAGAAGGGCAAAGACACAAAAGAAgattctatgaagaaaaaaatgataatgcgAAGGTAG